The Syntrophorhabdus sp. genome contains the following window.
TCGCGATCTCGTCATGACAGAACGTCATCAGCCGGCCCTTGTTCTCTTCGGAACGGGCTGGGGTCTGACGGAGGAGGTCGTGGACCTTTGCGACAGGATGCTTGAACCCATCAGCGGCGCGGGCGATTACAATCATCTTTCCCTTCGCGTCGCCCTTGGTATCATATTGGATAGAATTTTCAGTGAAAGAGGAGGACACCATGAATGAGATGGTCGATCTGCTTGAGAAAGAGCATATGAGACTCGACCTCCCGGAGGTCGGGATAGGCGATAACGTCAAGGTTTATACGAGGATATTCGAGGGAGAGAAAGAAAGGATCCAGGTGTTCGAAGGCGTCGTCATCCGCAAGAGAGGCGGGAACACGCGGGCATCCTTTACGGTTCGGAAGGTCTCCTACGGTGTCGGCATCGAGAAGACGTTTCCCATGCATTCGCCACTTATCGACAGGATCGAAAGGACTACGAGGAGCAAGATCAGAAGATCGAAACTGTACTACCTGCGCAACCTCAGGGGAAAAGCGGCGAAGCTCAAAGAAAGAAGGGATTAGCAGACGGACGATGATCTGCCGGCTGACAGGTCTCGTGGGTGGAATCGATGAGGCCGGACGGGGCCCGCTGGCCGGTCCGGTTGTTTCAGCCTGCGTGGTCTGGGAAAGAGTTCCGGAAAGCAAGAACGGTGTGACCGACTCGAAACTTCTGACGGAGAAAGAGCGAGTCGGTCTTTTTTCGTGGATAATGGACAACGCGCTGAGCGTCGGCATAGGCATGGCGAGCCGCGAGGAGATCGACGCCATGAACATCCTCAGGGCCAGCCTGCTTTCCATGGAGCGCGCCGTGCAGGCAACGGGGATGGAGCCCGATGTACTGCTCGTCGACGGCAACCGGGGTCTCAAGAACTGTCCGACGGCCCGGCCCGTTGTGCGCGGGGACCGCAAGTGCTTCTTCATGGCGAGTGCCTCCATAGTGGCCAAGGTTGTCCGTGACAGGGCCATGGACGCGTACCACCGAATCTATCCAAACTACAACTTCAAACAGAACAAGGGTTACCCGACGAGGGAGCACAAGGCCGCGATCAGGGAATTCGGGGTAACCCCCATCCATCGCGTCACGTTCAAGGGAGTGAAGGAGCATTGTGCCGGATAGACGGACGACAGGACGGGAAGGGGAGGACCTTGCGGCGGCTGTCCTGGAGAGCCACGGCT
Protein-coding sequences here:
- the rplS gene encoding 50S ribosomal protein L19 translates to MNEMVDLLEKEHMRLDLPEVGIGDNVKVYTRIFEGEKERIQVFEGVVIRKRGGNTRASFTVRKVSYGVGIEKTFPMHSPLIDRIERTTRSKIRRSKLYYLRNLRGKAAKLKERRD
- a CDS encoding ribonuclease HII; amino-acid sequence: MICRLTGLVGGIDEAGRGPLAGPVVSACVVWERVPESKNGVTDSKLLTEKERVGLFSWIMDNALSVGIGMASREEIDAMNILRASLLSMERAVQATGMEPDVLLVDGNRGLKNCPTARPVVRGDRKCFFMASASIVAKVVRDRAMDAYHRIYPNYNFKQNKGYPTREHKAAIREFGVTPIHRVTFKGVKEHCAG